The Candidatus Omnitrophota bacterium genome contains a region encoding:
- a CDS encoding thioredoxin family protein yields the protein MQPLNHLAGDYGAWVERLIAQHGLWVGLPAVFVMGLAMNLTPCVYPMIPVTLAYFSHQAFGALGRTLRLALCYMLGIAASYAILGLLAARSGALFGSWLQHPAVLLGVAIIMVALSLSMFGLYDLRLPPALMQRFGKTSAGYGGAALMGVVVGIIGAPCVGPVLLALLLLVGQMANPAAGFVLFFTLGLGMGAPYVLLGLRANQLARLPKAGGWLVWTKKLLGVVLWGLALYFLKSVIPTRLVWLATVALLSGAGAYLGWLEPTKGNSPMFRRVRWVVGGLLIIAALAVGWPRAEARPGVAWRAYTAAAFAEAQRQQQPILVDVYADWCIPCLEMDHTTFRQAEVLQALASVATLRVDATREVSAEAQAFLDRLKVFGAPTVLFFDRAGRERKDLRLEGPENPRDFIARVKQIL from the coding sequence ATGCAACCGCTCAATCATCTTGCCGGAGACTATGGCGCATGGGTGGAGCGCCTCATTGCGCAGCATGGGCTGTGGGTGGGGCTGCCGGCCGTGTTCGTCATGGGCTTGGCGATGAATCTCACGCCGTGCGTCTATCCCATGATTCCGGTGACCCTCGCCTATTTCAGCCACCAGGCCTTCGGCGCGCTAGGCCGCACGCTGCGCCTGGCCCTGTGCTACATGCTGGGGATCGCCGCCAGTTACGCGATCCTCGGCCTGCTCGCGGCGCGCAGCGGAGCGCTCTTCGGCTCATGGCTGCAGCACCCCGCCGTGCTCCTCGGGGTCGCCATCATCATGGTTGCGCTGTCGCTGAGCATGTTCGGGCTCTATGACCTGCGGCTGCCCCCGGCCCTCATGCAGCGATTCGGCAAGACGTCGGCGGGCTACGGCGGGGCTGCGCTGATGGGCGTGGTGGTTGGCATCATTGGCGCTCCCTGTGTGGGGCCGGTGCTGCTGGCGCTGCTGCTGCTCGTCGGTCAGATGGCGAATCCGGCCGCCGGCTTCGTGCTGTTTTTCACGCTCGGCTTAGGCATGGGCGCTCCCTATGTGCTGCTGGGCCTCCGCGCCAATCAATTAGCCCGGCTGCCGAAGGCCGGCGGGTGGCTCGTGTGGACGAAGAAGCTGCTCGGCGTGGTGCTGTGGGGGCTGGCGTTGTATTTTCTCAAGTCAGTGATCCCGACGCGGCTCGTGTGGCTGGCGACGGTGGCACTGCTCTCCGGCGCTGGGGCGTACCTTGGCTGGTTGGAACCCACGAAAGGGAACTCTCCGATGTTTCGCCGAGTCCGATGGGTCGTGGGGGGGCTGTTGATCATTGCGGCGCTGGCGGTCGGGTGGCCCCGGGCCGAGGCAAGGCCCGGTGTCGCGTGGCGCGCGTATACCGCGGCGGCGTTTGCCGAGGCGCAGCGCCAGCAGCAGCCGATCCTGGTCGATGTGTATGCGGATTGGTGCATCCCGTGCCTTGAGATGGACCACACGACGTTTCGCCAGGCGGAGGTGCTGCAAGCGCTCGCCTCGGTCGCGACCTTGCGCGTGGATGCGACCCGCGAGGTGAGCGCGGAGGCCCAAGCCTTCTTGGATCGGCTCAAGGTCTTCGGAGCTCCCACGGTGCTCTTTTTCGATCGCGCGGGCCGCGAACGGAAAGACCTTCGGCTTGAAGGGCCGGAAAACCCGCGGGACTTCATCGCGCGCGTGAAGCAGATTCTCTGA
- a CDS encoding peptidoglycan-binding protein gives MFVLRAGLFVTMLALLAGCATGGSQKEFVRLQSQVGILDERVTQLERSRDGGVLAAMPMESVIPVSAAAAVPEMAAPAKASSAASASTAASTIKPTTREIQQALKNAGFYQGPIDGKLGPQTREAVKEFQRVHGLKDDGVVGKQTWSKLNAYATLSAKSGELDAAEVLK, from the coding sequence ATGTTTGTGCTTCGCGCGGGCCTGTTCGTCACCATGCTTGCACTCCTCGCCGGGTGCGCGACTGGGGGATCACAGAAAGAGTTCGTCCGTCTGCAATCGCAAGTGGGCATCTTGGATGAGCGCGTCACACAGCTGGAGCGCTCCCGCGATGGCGGCGTGCTGGCGGCGATGCCGATGGAATCCGTGATCCCCGTATCGGCAGCCGCAGCCGTTCCTGAGATGGCGGCTCCTGCCAAAGCCTCCTCGGCCGCGAGTGCTAGCACCGCAGCGTCGACCATCAAGCCGACCACGCGCGAAATTCAGCAAGCGCTGAAGAACGCCGGGTTCTATCAAGGGCCGATCGATGGCAAGCTGGGCCCGCAGACCCGCGAAGCCGTGAAGGAGTTTCAACGGGTTCATGGCCTGAAGGACGACGGCGTCGTCGGCAAGCAGACGTGGTCGAAGCTCAACGCGTACGCCACTCTCTCGGCCAAAAGCGGCGAGCTCGATGCGGCCGAAGTGTTGAAATAA
- a CDS encoding DUF3047 domain-containing protein: MPQLLRACVRWVPVMLAGLGVASGCSSARRLTVSLLPPALPTVSMIASAPTAVLWSEDFDTLDVKRWREVELRRQTRYEIVEHDGQRCLRAQSRDGASILLAAVKFNPERYPWISWRWRIEQPVAQEALDRKDGSDTAARVYVYFDSRGLPWQKRNIDYVWSVRQPVDTILTSAFASTSKIVVADSGMATVGKWRVIERNLSDDYRRIFGEPAPRVVAIGLMTDTDTMGGEAMAYYDALRIGHEPLLTHAMEASP; encoded by the coding sequence ATGCCTCAACTGCTCCGCGCCTGTGTGCGATGGGTTCCCGTCATGCTTGCTGGCCTCGGGGTAGCCTCGGGGTGCAGCTCAGCGCGGAGGCTGACCGTGTCGCTGCTGCCGCCCGCACTGCCGACCGTTTCGATGATCGCTTCAGCCCCGACGGCGGTCCTCTGGTCGGAAGACTTCGACACGCTCGATGTGAAGCGGTGGCGCGAGGTGGAGCTGCGGCGCCAGACCCGCTATGAGATTGTCGAGCATGATGGGCAGCGCTGCCTGCGCGCCCAGAGCCGCGATGGCGCCTCGATCCTGCTGGCGGCGGTCAAGTTCAACCCCGAGCGCTACCCATGGATCTCCTGGCGGTGGCGCATCGAACAGCCGGTCGCGCAGGAGGCGTTGGATCGGAAAGACGGCTCGGATACCGCAGCGCGGGTGTATGTCTATTTTGATTCCCGCGGGCTGCCTTGGCAGAAGCGGAATATCGACTACGTCTGGTCCGTGCGGCAGCCGGTCGATACCATCCTGACCAGCGCATTTGCCTCAACCTCGAAAATCGTTGTGGCCGACAGCGGCATGGCCACCGTGGGGAAATGGCGCGTCATCGAGCGCAACCTGAGCGATGATTATCGGCGGATCTTTGGCGAACCCGCTCCGCGCGTGGTGGCGATCGGCCTGATGACCGATACGGATACGATGGGGGGAGAGGCGATGGCGTATTATGACGCGCTGCGGATCGGGCATGAGCCCCTGCTGACGCATGCCATGGAGGCGAGTCCATGA
- a CDS encoding glucose-6-phosphate isomerase, with translation MASSHPSPQSTLERLAAERVISRLWQQDASLWSADPSVQATIRQRLGWLTIQPVMSQRLQEIRQTADDIRRAGVTHTVLLGMGGSGLFPEVCRNIFGLDQPGTEFTVLDTTDPTAIRQALAQCNPQRLLIIISSKSGSTNEILALSKYFICVFQQAGLAPGEHCLVVTDAGSALEASAKAWHARNLFVHGPGTGAEVGGRFSALTYFGLVPAALMGIDVERLLQRAAAMFARCDAAVPVAEHPAAKLAATLGAFAQQGRPLVTLLCHPALASFGVWVEQLLAESTGKQGRGMTPMTGEPRREPSLRGADRVFVELQLAPEPDRELERYSAALERDGHPVVRLRWDDPYDVMGEAVKWFFATAIMGYLLGVNPFDEPNVQESKDRTKALLEQFAKDGQLRDDGQLLCMDGNLSVFGARELAASSSLTGCFSAFFRRHRPHDYVSLLSFLPRTAALDEGLMRLRERLGASLQCATMLQFGPRYLHSTGQLFKGGPDAGVFLLLTAEERQDLAIPGEPFTFGVLKQAQALGDFQAMQQRGRRILRIHMRGTLEHALSRVMAAVDEAIVSLRSAPVSRT, from the coding sequence GTGGCCTCTTCGCACCCCTCCCCCCAGTCCACCCTCGAGCGCCTCGCTGCGGAGCGCGTGATCTCCCGGCTCTGGCAGCAGGACGCCAGCCTCTGGAGCGCAGACCCCTCGGTCCAAGCGACCATTCGCCAGCGGCTCGGGTGGCTGACCATTCAGCCCGTCATGAGTCAGCGCCTCCAAGAGATTCGACAGACCGCTGACGACATTCGTCGCGCCGGCGTGACGCATACGGTGTTGTTAGGCATGGGAGGCAGCGGGCTCTTTCCGGAAGTGTGCCGCAATATCTTTGGCCTTGATCAGCCCGGCACGGAATTCACCGTGTTAGATACGACAGATCCCACGGCCATCCGCCAAGCCCTCGCCCAATGCAACCCTCAGCGGTTGCTCATCATCATCTCCAGCAAGTCCGGATCGACCAATGAAATTTTAGCGCTCTCAAAATATTTCATCTGTGTGTTCCAGCAGGCCGGGCTTGCCCCCGGCGAGCATTGCCTTGTGGTCACCGATGCCGGTTCTGCCTTGGAGGCCAGCGCCAAGGCATGGCATGCGCGCAACCTCTTCGTGCATGGGCCTGGAACAGGGGCTGAGGTGGGCGGCCGATTTTCTGCCTTGACGTATTTTGGGCTCGTCCCTGCCGCGCTGATGGGAATCGACGTGGAGCGGCTGCTGCAGCGCGCCGCCGCGATGTTTGCCCGGTGCGATGCGGCGGTGCCGGTGGCCGAGCATCCTGCCGCCAAATTAGCCGCCACCCTCGGGGCGTTCGCGCAGCAGGGGCGCCCCCTGGTGACCCTGTTGTGCCATCCAGCGCTGGCGAGTTTCGGCGTCTGGGTGGAGCAGCTCCTCGCCGAGAGCACGGGCAAGCAAGGCCGCGGCATGACGCCGATGACCGGCGAACCGCGCCGGGAGCCATCCCTGCGTGGCGCGGATCGCGTCTTCGTTGAATTGCAGCTCGCGCCTGAGCCGGATCGCGAGCTGGAGCGCTATAGCGCTGCGCTGGAACGCGACGGCCATCCGGTGGTCCGTCTGCGGTGGGACGATCCCTATGATGTGATGGGTGAGGCGGTGAAATGGTTTTTCGCCACGGCTATCATGGGCTACCTCTTGGGGGTGAATCCCTTTGATGAGCCGAATGTTCAGGAAAGCAAAGATCGCACGAAGGCGCTGCTGGAGCAATTCGCCAAGGATGGGCAATTGCGTGACGATGGTCAGTTGCTTTGCATGGACGGGAACCTTTCCGTGTTCGGCGCGCGCGAGCTGGCCGCGTCCTCATCGCTGACGGGATGCTTCAGCGCCTTCTTCCGCCGGCATCGCCCGCATGACTATGTCTCGCTCCTGTCCTTTTTGCCGCGCACGGCCGCGCTGGATGAGGGGCTGATGCGTCTGCGGGAGCGCCTGGGAGCCTCCTTGCAGTGCGCGACCATGCTGCAATTCGGGCCGCGCTATCTGCATTCAACCGGGCAATTGTTCAAGGGGGGGCCTGACGCAGGCGTATTTCTCCTGCTCACCGCCGAGGAGCGCCAAGACCTCGCCATTCCGGGAGAGCCGTTCACCTTCGGCGTGCTGAAGCAGGCACAAGCACTAGGCGATTTTCAGGCGATGCAGCAGAGGGGCCGGCGCATCTTGCGCATCCATATGCGCGGCACGCTTGAGCACGCGCTCTCCCGCGTCATGGCCGCCGTCGATGAGGCGATAGTTTCGCTGCGTTCTGCGCCCGTGTCACGAACCTGA
- the ndhC gene encoding NADH-quinone oxidoreductase subunit A: MADPYAQQYLLIGALTCAAILLGVAPLILARFVAPKKPAPSKQAPYECGLESIGDPWVQFHAQYYIYALLFVVFDVEVVFLYPWALVWRSFGPVVFAEMAVFLAILAVGLIYAWRKGVLEWR, translated from the coding sequence ATGGCAGACCCATACGCTCAGCAGTATCTGTTGATCGGCGCGCTCACCTGTGCTGCGATCCTCCTCGGGGTGGCTCCGCTGATCCTGGCTCGGTTCGTCGCGCCCAAGAAGCCGGCTCCGTCGAAGCAAGCCCCCTATGAATGCGGGCTCGAATCCATCGGCGATCCCTGGGTGCAGTTTCACGCGCAGTACTACATCTATGCGCTGCTCTTCGTCGTCTTCGACGTGGAAGTGGTCTTCCTCTATCCTTGGGCTCTTGTCTGGAGAAGTTTTGGCCCGGTCGTCTTCGCTGAGATGGCGGTGTTTCTCGCCATCCTGGCCGTTGGCCTGATCTATGCCTGGCGCAAAGGCGTGCTTGAATGGCGGTAG